A region of the bacterium genome:
TTTAAATTTGTCCGCACAAGCCTAACCCCACAATTTATATCAGAACCAACACCGCCAGGTGAGACAACGCCACCCTTTTCAATATCACAGGCAGCTACGCCACCTATGGGAAGGCCATATCCCCAATGAATATCAGGCATAGCTAGGGAATATTTTACAATCCCAGGAAGGGTTGCCACATTTGCAACCTGATGTGGTGTATTATCTGCCTTTATATGGGAAAGAAGCTTTTCTGTGGCATAGATAAGACCAGGGACTTTCATATCAGCCCTAAAGCTTTTTGGTATCTGCCACCTATAATCGTCTATTCTTTCTAATGGCCCTTTCCAAATTCCTTCCATTATTTAAATTTACTCTCTCTTAAGATGTTTGGTAAAGGTAATTCTATGGAGTTTCGATAAACCATATTTTTGAATAGCCATAATATGTTCTCTTGTTGGATAGCCCTTATGTTTGGCAAAGCCATAATCAGGAAATATTTTATCATAATTCTCCATTATTCTATCCCTTGTTACCTTTGCAATAATGGAGGCAGCTCCTATTACAAGCTCATTTTTATCCCCCCTTATAATTGGGATTTGTTCATAAGGAATATCTGGAATCTTATAAGGACCATCAACCAGAACAAGGGATGGTTTTTTCTTTAAAGAAAGGACAGCAATTCTCATTGCCAGAAGAGAGGCATTTAGAATATTTATTTTGTCAATTAACCCATTTTCTACTACCCCAATTCCATAATCTGCCCTTTTTATTAGTATTTCATAAAGCCCTTCCCTTTTCTTTTTTGATAATAATTTTGAATCTTTAATCTCTGATATTTCTTCCTTCAGGCTACAGGCTACAGCTACTACTGGCCCTGCCAGTGGACCCCTTCCTG
Encoded here:
- a CDS encoding ribonuclease HII, yielding GRGPLAGPVVAVACSLKEEISEIKDSKLLSKKKREGLYEILIKRADYGIGVVENGLIDKINILNASLLAMRIAVLSLKKKPSLVLVDGPYKIPDIPYEQIPIIRGDKNELVIGAASIIAKVTRDRIMENYDKIFPDYGFAKHKGYPTREHIMAIQKYGLSKLHRITFTKHLKRE